The DNA window TTTTCAAACAGGAGGAAGATATAATGGCAAAAGTCTTAGCAGTATTATCAAGTGGCTACATAAATGAAGAACATAATTACGTGACTGGTTGGTGGGCAGAAGAGCTTTTTGCACCTGCACTCGAATTAGAAAAAGAGGGACATATGGTGGAACTGGCTTCTATTGATGGGGGGAAACCGATTGTTGATCCTATCAGTATTAGTGCTGAGTATGATCCGGAAGGCATATACAAAAAACAATATGAATCAGGTATTGCAGATAAAACAATGCCGATTGTTAATGTTAGAGCTAGTGATTACGATGCGATTATGATTGTTGGTGGGCATGGAGCCATGTTTGATTTAGCACATAACGAAGATTTGCATGCTGTGATTAATGTAGTTTACGAAACAGGGGGCATTGTTTCTGCTGTTTGTCACGGACCTGCACCACTTGTTTATACAAAAACAAAAGAAGGACGTAGTTTGTTAGAAGGCTTAAAAGTAACTGGCTATCCTAATAACAAGGAACCAAAAGAAGTTGTCGAGTT is part of the Planococcus sp. PAMC 21323 genome and encodes:
- a CDS encoding type 1 glutamine amidotransferase domain-containing protein produces the protein MAKVLAVLSSGYINEEHNYVTGWWAEELFAPALELEKEGHMVELASIDGGKPIVDPISISAEYDPEGIYKKQYESGIADKTMPIVNVRASDYDAIMIVGGHGAMFDLAHNEDLHAVINVVYETGGIVSAVCHGPAPLVYTKTKEGRSLLEGLKVTGYPNNKEPKEVVELLPFSLEDELNKIGIYHQEKDHDAYVVWGSKQVLTGRDPQSSELFGRELAQKLTKRTLQSEEKFTK